A genomic segment from Deinococcus humi encodes:
- a CDS encoding amino acid ABC transporter permease, producing the protein MTAPKAVRSPSAGGPSIFLWLLGAVAAFLALFFVITFILRQMPDPIGPRADLFVEGARMTLQLTVVSGLIGLVVGMIAGIQKTSSSALVRAPANFFIWLVRGTPLLVQILFVYNALPGVLAAIGINLQLNEFWSAVIALSLNVGAYNAEVIRAGILAIPRGQSEAARSLGLSGGQTMTTVVLPQALRIVVPPLVNNVVALLKDSSLASSIALLELTLAGSRVSSESFQPIPVLTTVAVVYLALTTVLTLFTDQLEKRTKIASR; encoded by the coding sequence ATGACCGCGCCGAAAGCTGTCCGCTCACCCTCCGCCGGTGGCCCCTCGATTTTTCTGTGGTTGCTGGGAGCGGTGGCCGCCTTTCTGGCGCTGTTCTTCGTGATCACGTTCATCCTGCGTCAGATGCCCGATCCGATTGGCCCGCGTGCCGATCTGTTCGTGGAGGGTGCGCGGATGACCCTGCAACTCACGGTGGTCAGCGGCCTGATCGGCCTGGTCGTGGGCATGATTGCGGGCATCCAGAAGACGAGCAGCAGCGCCCTGGTGCGTGCCCCTGCCAACTTCTTCATCTGGCTGGTGCGAGGCACGCCGCTGCTGGTGCAGATTCTGTTCGTTTACAACGCACTCCCGGGCGTGCTGGCCGCCATCGGGATCAACCTACAACTCAATGAGTTCTGGTCGGCCGTCATTGCGTTGTCCTTGAACGTGGGCGCGTACAACGCCGAGGTCATCCGCGCCGGGATTCTGGCCATTCCGCGAGGCCAGAGCGAGGCCGCCCGCAGCCTGGGCCTTAGCGGAGGCCAGACCATGACCACCGTGGTGCTGCCCCAGGCCCTGCGGATCGTGGTGCCGCCCCTGGTCAACAACGTGGTGGCGCTGCTCAAGGATTCCTCGCTGGCGTCCAGCATCGCCCTGCTGGAGCTGACCCTCGCCGGGTCACGCGTCAGTTCCGAAAGTTTTCAACCCATCCCAGTGCTGACCACCGTGGCCGTGGTGTACTTGGCGCTGACCACGGTACTGACCCTCTTCACGGACCAGCTGGAGAAACGAA